Proteins from one Labrenzia sp. CE80 genomic window:
- the pheT gene encoding phenylalanine--tRNA ligase subunit beta, with amino-acid sequence MKFTLSWLKEHLETDASLEEIVEKLTMIGLEVEEVTDRAAKLSHFKIAKVLDADQHPNADRLRVLKVDTGEGEPLQIVCGAPNARTGLVGVLGRPGDYVPGLDVTLSVGKIRDVESFGMMCSERELELSEEHDGIIDLPEDAPVGVSYAEWAGLSDPIIEIGLTPNRPDCTGVYGIARDLAAAGIGRLKERSHDQVRGAFPCPTGVKLDFGETKPLCKAFGLRLVMGVKNGPSPKWMQDRLLAIGLRPINTLVDITNYMTFDQGRPLHVFDAAKVKGDLVVRRGDKGETIDGLNGKSYEVDDSICVISDDNGLESLGGILGGEISGCTEETTDVLIESALWDEDAIAATGRKLGVNTDARYRFERGVDPDYMLPGLEAATKLVLDLCGGEASEVVVSGKVPDDTNIIEFPLSEVKRLSGIDASVAEINVVLKALGFWISGSGATIKVAAPSWRPDIEGKADLVEEVVRVIGLDRVPSTPLPRTGNVGAKVLTPGQIRRSRARRSLASRGLNEAVTWSFIAKAEADAFGGGKPELTLANPISSDMSEMRPSLLPGLLTAAQRNADRGFPDVGLFEVGQIFEGDAPNDQKMVAAGIRRGTAVLEGEGRHWSAPARTVSVFDAKADALAALAAAGAPVDKLQVYVDAPTYFHPGRSGALKLGPKNTLAVFGEIHPRTLGVLDIEGPLVGFEIYLDNLPVPKGKASRSKGALNASDLMPVRRDFAFVVGQDVPAETLLKAARGAEKTLISDVTLFDVYEGKGIPEDHKSLAIDVTLQPKQKTLTDEEIEAIGQKIIASVQKATGGTLRG; translated from the coding sequence ATGAAGTTCACCCTGTCCTGGTTGAAGGAACACCTTGAAACCGACGCGAGCCTCGAGGAGATCGTCGAGAAGCTCACCATGATCGGGCTCGAGGTCGAGGAGGTCACGGACCGCGCGGCCAAGCTTTCTCATTTCAAGATTGCGAAGGTGCTTGACGCCGACCAGCATCCGAATGCCGACCGGTTGCGCGTCCTGAAGGTTGATACGGGCGAAGGTGAGCCTCTGCAGATTGTTTGCGGCGCTCCCAATGCAAGAACAGGTCTTGTTGGTGTTCTGGGTCGCCCAGGAGATTACGTCCCGGGCCTTGATGTGACCTTGTCCGTCGGCAAAATCCGTGATGTCGAGAGCTTCGGCATGATGTGTTCAGAGCGCGAACTTGAGCTGTCCGAAGAGCATGACGGCATCATTGACCTTCCCGAAGACGCACCAGTCGGCGTCAGCTATGCGGAATGGGCCGGCTTGAGCGATCCGATCATTGAGATCGGTCTGACACCGAACCGACCCGATTGTACGGGCGTCTATGGCATTGCGCGCGACCTGGCGGCTGCCGGCATTGGCCGACTTAAGGAACGAAGCCACGATCAGGTCCGCGGCGCGTTCCCCTGTCCGACCGGCGTCAAACTCGATTTTGGCGAGACGAAGCCGCTGTGCAAGGCGTTTGGCCTGCGTTTGGTCATGGGCGTCAAAAACGGACCTTCTCCAAAGTGGATGCAGGATCGGCTTCTGGCTATTGGCCTGCGCCCGATCAACACACTGGTCGACATCACGAACTACATGACCTTCGACCAGGGACGTCCGCTGCATGTCTTTGACGCGGCCAAGGTAAAGGGCGACCTCGTTGTCCGCCGGGGCGACAAGGGTGAGACCATCGACGGGCTCAACGGCAAATCCTATGAGGTGGATGACAGCATTTGCGTCATCTCCGACGACAACGGTCTGGAAAGCCTCGGCGGCATCCTGGGCGGAGAGATTTCCGGCTGCACGGAAGAAACCACCGACGTGCTGATCGAATCTGCCCTGTGGGATGAAGACGCGATCGCCGCGACGGGCCGTAAACTTGGCGTCAACACCGATGCTCGCTATCGCTTTGAGCGCGGCGTCGATCCTGACTATATGCTGCCAGGACTTGAAGCCGCAACCAAACTGGTGCTCGATCTGTGTGGCGGTGAGGCATCGGAAGTGGTCGTCTCTGGCAAGGTGCCAGATGACACAAACATCATCGAGTTCCCCCTTTCCGAGGTCAAACGTCTTTCCGGCATCGATGCCAGCGTTGCGGAAATCAACGTTGTGTTGAAGGCACTGGGTTTCTGGATTTCCGGCTCTGGCGCGACGATCAAGGTTGCAGCGCCCAGCTGGCGTCCAGACATTGAGGGCAAGGCCGATCTCGTTGAGGAAGTGGTTCGGGTCATCGGTCTGGACCGGGTTCCATCAACGCCACTGCCTCGCACTGGCAACGTTGGAGCCAAAGTTCTGACGCCCGGACAAATTCGACGCAGCAGGGCTCGCCGCTCGCTTGCCTCACGAGGCTTGAACGAAGCTGTCACCTGGTCGTTCATCGCCAAGGCGGAAGCTGACGCATTCGGTGGTGGAAAGCCCGAGCTGACCCTCGCCAATCCGATTTCCTCGGACATGTCCGAAATGCGTCCCAGCCTGTTGCCGGGCCTTCTTACTGCCGCTCAAAGAAATGCAGATCGTGGCTTTCCGGATGTGGGTCTGTTCGAGGTCGGGCAGATCTTTGAGGGCGACGCACCAAATGACCAGAAGATGGTCGCCGCCGGCATCCGCCGAGGCACTGCAGTGCTTGAAGGCGAGGGGCGCCATTGGTCCGCGCCAGCCCGGACAGTGAGCGTATTTGATGCGAAGGCAGACGCCTTGGCTGCGCTCGCGGCGGCTGGAGCACCCGTCGACAAGTTGCAGGTCTATGTTGATGCGCCGACTTACTTCCACCCCGGACGTTCCGGGGCTCTCAAGCTCGGACCGAAAAACACCCTTGCCGTCTTCGGCGAAATTCATCCGCGGACACTCGGTGTGCTGGACATCGAGGGCCCGCTTGTAGGTTTCGAAATCTACCTCGACAATTTGCCTGTTCCGAAAGGCAAGGCAAGTCGGTCAAAAGGTGCGCTCAACGCCTCTGATCTCATGCCTGTCCGCCGTGACTTTGCATTTGTGGTTGGGCAGGACGTGCCGGCTGAAACGCTTCTGAAGGCCGCACGCGGCGCTGAGAAGACCCTGATTTCCGACGTGACACTCTTCGACGTTTATGAAGGCAAGGGCATCCCGGAAGATCACAAGTCCCTCGCCATCGACGTCACACTGCAGCCGAAGCAAAAGACACTGACCGACGAAGAGATCGAGGCCATCGGCCAGAAGATCATTGCGTCAGTTCAAAAGGCCACGGGCGGTACCCTTCGGGGCTGA
- a CDS encoding phenylalanyl-tRNA synthetase subunit alpha codes for MSMISRLIATVLAAAFIGLAALPNAYAQTKENSERVASPSSFLEACADKIEARGRLRFCGEYFREKLGPQADALLYLRDRITGLRASHEEASAEKYESFLSAIYIVAFLTIVSIVLVASDRRIKGTAKWASLSTSVALLIVIGVMAIGWLGKYRAEYAAQVELGILRDRIEAEAAQVISTGKDITPEMVVAWSTELSSIGRRFAENYSDASPLPELERFHTQ; via the coding sequence ATGTCGATGATCAGCCGCCTGATTGCCACCGTTCTTGCCGCAGCTTTCATTGGGCTCGCCGCACTTCCGAATGCTTATGCACAAACCAAGGAAAACTCCGAGCGCGTCGCAAGTCCCAGTTCCTTTCTGGAAGCCTGCGCCGACAAGATTGAGGCGCGCGGCCGGCTTCGGTTCTGCGGTGAATATTTTCGAGAGAAACTCGGTCCTCAAGCAGATGCACTACTGTATCTAAGGGATCGGATCACTGGCCTGAGAGCATCACATGAAGAAGCCAGCGCCGAGAAGTATGAGAGCTTTCTGTCCGCGATCTACATCGTCGCCTTCCTGACCATCGTCTCCATTGTACTGGTCGCGAGCGATCGCCGGATTAAAGGCACCGCCAAATGGGCGAGCCTGTCAACCTCAGTCGCCCTTCTGATCGTCATTGGCGTGATGGCGATCGGCTGGCTTGGAAAGTACCGTGCAGAATATGCAGCTCAAGTTGAATTGGGCATTTTGCGAGACCGGATCGAAGCGGAAGCCGCCCAAGTCATTTCCACAGGCAAAGACATCACACCGGAAATGGTTGTTGCCTGGTCGACCGAGTTGTCCTCCATCGGCCGTCGATTTGCCGAGAATTACAGTGATGCATCGCCGCTGCCGGAACTTGAGCGTTTTCACACGCAATAG
- the pheS gene encoding phenylalanine--tRNA ligase subunit alpha yields MSDLNTLETELLAAVESAASEAELEEIRVSALGKKGKISEQMKTLGKMSPEERQTMGPALNGLKARVTEAIATRKTVLAEAALEARLASESVDVTLPLRAGPIESGRIHPVSQVTDELTAIFADMGFAIAEGPDIETDELNFTALNFPEGHPAREMHDTFFFNEKEDGERLLLRTHTSPVQIRTMRNQEPPIRVIIPGRTYRCDSDQTHTPMFHQVEGLVIDKSSHIGHLKGTLEEFLKAFFEVDNVTLRFRPSFFPFTEPSMEVDVQCDRSGGEVKIGEGSDWMEILGCGMVHPNVLRNCGLDPDIYQGFAWGIGIDRLAMLKYGMPDLRAFFDADVRWIQHYGFRPLDLPTLFGGLSS; encoded by the coding sequence ATGTCTGACTTGAACACCCTTGAAACCGAACTTCTGGCCGCCGTCGAAAGCGCCGCAAGCGAAGCTGAACTTGAAGAGATCCGTGTTTCGGCCCTCGGCAAGAAAGGCAAGATCTCCGAGCAGATGAAAACGCTCGGAAAGATGAGCCCTGAAGAGCGTCAGACCATGGGTCCTGCCCTGAACGGGCTCAAGGCGCGGGTTACCGAGGCCATCGCTACGCGCAAGACGGTTCTCGCGGAAGCGGCTCTCGAAGCCCGCCTCGCCAGCGAAAGCGTCGACGTTACCTTGCCACTGCGCGCAGGCCCGATTGAAAGCGGCCGTATCCACCCTGTCAGTCAGGTCACCGATGAGTTGACCGCGATCTTTGCCGACATGGGCTTTGCGATTGCCGAAGGTCCGGATATCGAGACCGACGAGCTAAACTTCACTGCCCTGAATTTTCCGGAAGGCCACCCGGCCCGTGAGATGCACGACACGTTCTTCTTTAACGAAAAAGAAGATGGTGAGCGTCTGCTTCTTCGAACACACACGTCCCCGGTTCAGATCCGTACGATGCGGAACCAGGAACCGCCGATCCGCGTGATCATCCCTGGCAGAACCTATCGCTGCGACAGTGACCAGACCCATACGCCGATGTTCCACCAGGTCGAAGGCCTGGTCATCGACAAGTCCAGCCACATCGGTCATCTCAAAGGAACCCTGGAGGAATTTCTCAAGGCGTTTTTCGAGGTCGACAATGTGACGCTTCGGTTCCGGCCCAGCTTCTTCCCGTTCACTGAGCCATCCATGGAAGTGGACGTCCAGTGCGACCGCTCCGGCGGCGAAGTGAAGATTGGCGAAGGCAGCGACTGGATGGAAATCCTAGGCTGCGGCATGGTCCATCCGAATGTCCTGCGCAACTGCGGCCTTGATCCAGACATCTATCAGGGCTTTGCCTGGGGCATCGGCATCGACCGCCTTGCCATGCTGAAGTACGGCATGCCGGACCTGCGTGCCTTCTTCGACGCCGATGTTCGCTGGATTCAGCACTACGGCTTTCGCCCGCTCGACCTGCCGACCCTCTTTGGCGGTCTTTCATCCTAG
- a CDS encoding alkylphosphonate utilization protein: MSLETELRVRAGDVCEICANADALSSLDVDGGTPDQIERTILVCETCAKQIRGESPLDAKHLLCLNDSAWSQEPAVQVTAWRLLNQLPEETWARDLLDMLYLDDETLAWAKAGATKSADDDDAAIVHKDTHGAVLNGGDTVTLIKDLKVKGAGFTAKRGTAVRNISLVHDNAEQIEGRVNDQRIVILTEFVKKS; encoded by the coding sequence ATGAGCCTGGAAACGGAACTGCGCGTGCGCGCCGGAGACGTCTGCGAGATCTGCGCGAATGCGGACGCGTTGTCGTCTTTAGATGTCGACGGTGGAACCCCCGATCAAATCGAACGGACAATTCTAGTCTGTGAAACCTGCGCCAAACAAATCCGGGGAGAGAGCCCGCTTGATGCGAAGCACTTGCTTTGTCTCAACGACAGCGCGTGGAGCCAAGAGCCCGCCGTTCAGGTCACCGCCTGGCGGCTGCTGAATCAGCTGCCTGAAGAGACGTGGGCGAGAGACCTCTTGGATATGCTCTACCTGGATGACGAGACATTGGCCTGGGCAAAGGCTGGCGCGACTAAATCAGCAGACGATGATGACGCTGCCATTGTCCATAAGGACACCCACGGGGCCGTGCTCAACGGCGGCGATACCGTGACCTTGATCAAGGACCTGAAGGTCAAAGGAGCAGGCTTTACCGCAAAGCGTGGCACCGCAGTGCGTAACATTTCACTTGTCCATGACAATGCCGAGCAGATCGAAGGGCGGGTCAACGACCAGCGCATCGTGATCCTGACGGAATTCGTCAAGAAGTCATGA
- the lepA gene encoding translation elongation factor 4: protein MTTKTLSNIRNFSIVAHIDHGKSTLADRLIQMTGTMTDREMTSQVLDSMDIERERGITIKAQTVRLIYNAKNGQQYVLNLIDTPGHVDFAYEVSRSLAACEGSLLVVDASQGVEAQTLANVYQAIENDHEIVTVLNKIDLPAAEPDRIKEQIEDVIGIDASEACMISAKTGLGVDDVLEAIVEKLPAPEGDPDETLKAMLVDSWYDTYLGVMVLVRIIDGSLKKGQKIKMMGTGAAYDIDRVGVMTPKFLQVEELKTGEIGVFTGSIKEVADTRVGDTITLDKKPCAEALPGFKPAQPVVFCGLFPVDANDFEDLRAAMGKLRLNDASFSYEMETSAALGFGFRCGFLGLLHLEIVQERLEREFNLDLIATAPSVVYQMTLTDETEVELHNPADMPDVVKINEIREPWIRATIMTPDDYLGGILKLCQERRGIQIDLNYVGSRAMLTYDLPLNEVVFDFYDRLKSISKGYASFDYTISEYREGDLVRMSILVNEEPVDALSVLVHRSQAERRGRAMVEKLKELIPRHMFKIPIQAAIGGRVIARETLSALRKDVTAKCYGGDATRKRKLLEKQKAGKKKMRQFGKVEIPQEAFIQALKMDD, encoded by the coding sequence ATGACGACGAAGACACTTTCCAACATCCGCAATTTCTCCATCGTGGCTCATATCGACCACGGCAAGTCTACGCTTGCCGATCGGCTGATCCAGATGACAGGAACAATGACCGACCGCGAGATGACATCTCAGGTTCTCGATTCGATGGATATCGAACGCGAACGCGGCATCACGATCAAGGCGCAAACTGTGCGACTGATCTACAATGCCAAGAACGGACAGCAGTATGTTTTGAACCTGATCGACACACCAGGTCACGTCGACTTTGCCTATGAAGTTTCCCGATCCCTAGCAGCCTGCGAGGGTTCCCTGCTTGTGGTCGATGCCAGTCAGGGCGTTGAAGCCCAGACCCTTGCGAACGTCTACCAGGCGATTGAGAACGACCACGAAATTGTCACCGTGCTTAATAAAATCGACCTGCCAGCCGCTGAACCAGATCGGATCAAGGAGCAGATCGAGGACGTCATCGGCATCGACGCGTCAGAAGCCTGCATGATCTCCGCCAAGACGGGCCTTGGCGTCGATGACGTGCTGGAGGCCATCGTTGAAAAACTGCCCGCCCCTGAGGGTGACCCGGATGAGACACTCAAGGCGATGCTGGTCGACAGCTGGTATGATACCTATTTGGGTGTGATGGTCCTTGTCCGCATCATCGATGGATCCCTTAAAAAGGGCCAGAAGATCAAGATGATGGGCACAGGCGCTGCTTATGATATCGACCGCGTTGGCGTCATGACGCCGAAGTTCCTGCAGGTCGAGGAGTTGAAGACGGGCGAGATCGGCGTCTTCACCGGCTCCATCAAGGAAGTGGCCGATACGCGCGTGGGTGACACGATCACGCTCGACAAGAAGCCCTGTGCCGAAGCCCTGCCGGGCTTCAAACCGGCTCAGCCGGTGGTTTTCTGCGGATTGTTCCCGGTGGACGCCAATGACTTTGAAGACCTTCGTGCTGCCATGGGCAAGCTCCGCCTGAACGACGCAAGCTTCTCCTATGAGATGGAAACCTCTGCGGCACTCGGATTTGGCTTCCGCTGTGGCTTCCTAGGCCTGCTCCATCTGGAGATCGTGCAGGAGCGGCTCGAGCGGGAATTCAATCTTGATCTCATCGCGACAGCTCCCTCCGTTGTCTATCAGATGACGTTGACAGATGAGACCGAAGTCGAGCTGCACAACCCGGCCGACATGCCTGATGTGGTGAAAATCAACGAGATCCGTGAGCCCTGGATCCGTGCCACGATCATGACACCGGATGACTACCTCGGTGGCATCCTGAAGCTCTGTCAGGAGCGCCGCGGGATCCAGATCGACCTGAACTACGTCGGCAGCCGGGCGATGTTGACCTACGATCTCCCGCTCAATGAAGTGGTTTTCGACTTCTATGACCGGCTGAAGTCGATCTCCAAGGGCTACGCGTCGTTCGATTATACAATCTCTGAATACCGGGAAGGCGATCTTGTCCGCATGTCGATCCTAGTCAACGAAGAGCCGGTCGACGCCCTCTCCGTTCTTGTTCACCGCAGCCAGGCAGAGCGCCGTGGCCGTGCGATGGTGGAAAAGCTGAAGGAGCTCATTCCCCGTCACATGTTCAAGATCCCGATCCAGGCAGCGATCGGTGGCCGCGTGATTGCGCGTGAAACGCTGTCGGCTCTCCGCAAGGACGTGACCGCAAAGTGCTACGGTGGCGATGCCACCCGTAAACGCAAGCTGCTGGAAAAGCAGAAGGCCGGTAAAAAGAAGATGCGTCAATTCGGCAAGGTCGAAATTCCTCAGGAAGCCTTTATTCAGGCTCTGAAGATGGACGACTGA
- a CDS encoding LysR family transcriptional regulator yields the protein MDIDQLRTFDRVVRDGSFTKASARLNVTQATVSMRVQALETALGVQLFKRGRQIQLTDQGIGFLPYCRRMLGVLQEARETLRRAERGRLSVGSLSTMIMPLISEALLRFQRRNPIIDVVVREGRHNQIATMLHEQEVELAIMCWPNLDPILTSAEPLLIVREDAPLVAAPTLARKLGSSPSMTEILEKAPRYLHLGWWQIAPPTAMSFALNAPVQVELPTNPGKSLVEAGEGIGFFARSAVSSSLETGQLVEIKPRDLEPLHRDIALVVRNMATLEETHMKEFASEVARECRTLGKILTDNLSG from the coding sequence ATGGATATAGATCAGCTTCGCACCTTCGATCGCGTTGTTCGCGATGGCAGCTTCACCAAGGCCTCGGCACGACTAAATGTTACACAGGCAACCGTTTCTATGCGCGTGCAGGCGCTTGAAACCGCCTTGGGCGTCCAACTTTTCAAACGGGGACGACAGATCCAATTGACGGATCAAGGAATTGGCTTCCTTCCTTACTGCAGACGCATGCTCGGCGTGCTTCAGGAGGCGCGTGAGACCTTACGACGGGCAGAACGAGGTCGACTTTCAGTTGGATCTCTATCAACCATGATCATGCCCCTGATTAGCGAAGCTTTGCTCCGCTTTCAGCGGCGCAATCCTATCATTGACGTCGTGGTCCGGGAGGGCCGGCACAATCAAATCGCCACTATGCTTCATGAGCAAGAGGTCGAGCTGGCGATCATGTGTTGGCCAAACCTTGATCCGATTTTAACCAGTGCAGAGCCTTTACTGATCGTCCGCGAGGATGCCCCGCTTGTCGCTGCGCCGACGCTCGCGAGGAAACTTGGCTCATCGCCGTCAATGACAGAGATCTTGGAGAAGGCCCCGCGCTACCTTCACCTTGGCTGGTGGCAAATTGCCCCACCGACCGCGATGTCTTTTGCATTGAATGCTCCTGTCCAGGTCGAGCTTCCGACAAATCCGGGAAAAAGCCTCGTCGAAGCAGGAGAAGGGATTGGTTTCTTCGCGCGCTCCGCCGTTTCGTCATCGCTTGAGACTGGCCAGCTCGTGGAAATCAAACCACGGGACCTAGAACCGCTTCATCGTGATATCGCACTTGTTGTGCGGAACATGGCGACTTTGGAGGAAACACACATGAAAGAGTTCGCCAGCGAAGTTGCACGAGAATGCCGCACACTTGGCAAGATTTTGACGGACAATTTGTCGGGTTAA
- a CDS encoding GNAT family N-acetyltransferase, with protein MLLRHAVPEDLPGLLDIHNNAVKTLKAIWTDKLDTLEDRTTWFEERTQAGYPVFVVENEAGDVIGFGSFGPYRPKEGYRLTVEHSIYILPQARGKGAGGLLLEKLIEVARGQGYHVMLAAVDGENAGSIALHLKFGFKSVGRIPQIGVKFGKWLDLVLMSLVLDDRVRPPQD; from the coding sequence ATGCTTCTCCGACATGCTGTTCCTGAAGACCTTCCCGGTCTTCTTGATATCCACAACAACGCAGTAAAGACATTGAAGGCGATCTGGACCGATAAGTTGGACACGCTGGAGGATAGAACGACCTGGTTTGAGGAGAGAACACAGGCGGGCTATCCTGTTTTTGTGGTGGAGAATGAAGCGGGTGATGTGATCGGATTCGGTTCTTTTGGTCCGTATCGACCAAAGGAGGGGTATCGCCTAACGGTTGAGCATTCGATCTACATTTTACCTCAGGCAAGAGGCAAAGGCGCAGGCGGTCTGTTGCTTGAGAAGTTGATCGAAGTTGCTCGGGGCCAAGGATATCATGTGATGTTGGCAGCGGTTGATGGTGAGAATGCCGGTTCCATTGCACTACACTTAAAGTTTGGTTTTAAATCCGTGGGGCGCATTCCCCAGATTGGCGTAAAATTTGGTAAGTGGCTTGATTTGGTATTGATGTCTCTCGTCCTGGATGACCGAGTACGGCCGCCGCAAGACTAA
- the mepA gene encoding penicillin-insensitive murein endopeptidase, whose product MAALPGLAGAIPLPSEKPATEILAVPVPTQKATPSKNSANSPMKQQLVLRDDQPAKLYFGAMTNSAPLAARAIGSYAKGCLAGGAALPADGANWQVMRLSRNRNWGHPELVQFLKDLSNDAPSLGWRGLLVGDLAQPRGGPMLSGHASHQIGLDADIWLTEMPDRRLTAKEREEISAISMLKGPLDVKDADRSVDPRKWTDSRARLIRRAASDKRVARIFVSPTIKKALCEFETGKDRSWLRTVRPWWGHHYHFHVRLTCPTDSSGCKNQNPPPPGDGCGKELTYWLSDEPWVPKKPKDPNKKPKVVKKRPMALGALPKSCKTVLAAQ is encoded by the coding sequence ATTGCCGCACTCCCCGGCTTGGCAGGCGCTATCCCATTGCCATCGGAAAAGCCTGCAACTGAGATTCTGGCTGTACCAGTACCAACCCAAAAAGCGACACCATCAAAAAACAGTGCGAACTCGCCTATGAAGCAGCAGCTGGTTTTACGTGACGACCAGCCCGCGAAGCTCTATTTCGGGGCGATGACCAATTCAGCACCGTTGGCGGCACGCGCTATCGGGTCCTATGCAAAGGGTTGCCTTGCCGGCGGCGCAGCTCTTCCGGCAGACGGTGCAAATTGGCAGGTCATGCGCCTGTCCCGGAACCGAAATTGGGGGCATCCGGAGCTGGTGCAGTTCCTCAAGGACTTGTCAAACGACGCGCCGTCTCTCGGCTGGCGTGGACTTCTGGTCGGAGATCTGGCGCAGCCACGCGGCGGTCCGATGCTTTCAGGCCATGCAAGTCACCAGATCGGCCTTGATGCAGACATTTGGCTGACCGAGATGCCTGATCGCCGTTTGACGGCAAAAGAGCGGGAAGAGATCTCTGCGATCTCGATGCTGAAGGGTCCGCTTGACGTCAAAGATGCGGACCGCAGCGTCGATCCCAGAAAGTGGACAGATTCGCGTGCCCGACTGATCCGACGAGCAGCTTCAGACAAACGGGTTGCCCGAATTTTCGTTAGCCCGACCATCAAGAAGGCGCTCTGCGAGTTTGAAACCGGCAAGGACAGGTCTTGGCTGAGAACAGTGCGGCCCTGGTGGGGACACCACTATCACTTTCACGTGCGCCTCACCTGCCCGACGGACAGCAGCGGATGCAAGAATCAGAACCCTCCACCTCCCGGCGATGGCTGCGGAAAAGAACTGACTTACTGGCTGTCCGATGAACCATGGGTGCCAAAGAAGCCGAAGGATCCGAACAAGAAGCCTAAGGTCGTCAAGAAGAGACCAATGGCACTCGGCGCACTGCCGAAAAGCTGCAAAACTGTGCTGGCTGCGCAGTAG
- a CDS encoding patatin-like phospholipase family protein, protein MAREKYFILSIDGGGVRGLIPIRILESLESRMAHKGVQLAMHQCFDLICGTSTGGLIAAGLSAPKPGGAKGEAAATLGTLREFYERDARDIFTHSLGKRLGRFVTNPFGLFDESYDARPLENILKERFGWTSMASALTNLVLTAYDIEKRKAVFMTNGRQHDGSKPDDYYLWQAVRATTAAPSFFEPAKIENLTRGGEDVLIDGAVFMNDPAIAAYIEARKMGWAAEDITLISLGTGHAPERSFNYHEASGWGALGWMLPSNGAPILSIFTDGQSQTASYQADCLFTDLGETRYIRIDGDIPAEAEAMDNARPGNILQLNGAADRIIRDETLILDEIADLLISAKAG, encoded by the coding sequence ATGGCTCGAGAAAAATACTTTATTTTGTCAATTGATGGTGGCGGGGTACGCGGACTTATTCCGATCCGTATTTTGGAAAGCCTTGAAAGCCGCATGGCGCACAAAGGTGTCCAGCTCGCGATGCACCAGTGTTTCGACCTCATTTGTGGTACATCGACCGGCGGCTTGATCGCGGCGGGGCTTTCTGCCCCAAAACCGGGAGGAGCGAAGGGCGAAGCAGCTGCAACGCTTGGCACACTCAGAGAGTTCTATGAGCGAGATGCGCGCGATATTTTCACCCATTCACTCGGCAAGAGACTTGGGCGCTTCGTGACCAATCCCTTCGGTTTGTTTGACGAAAGCTATGATGCACGGCCGCTGGAGAACATCCTAAAGGAGCGCTTTGGCTGGACCTCCATGGCAAGCGCTCTTACCAATCTTGTTCTCACTGCATATGATATCGAGAAACGCAAAGCGGTTTTCATGACAAATGGCCGTCAACACGACGGCAGCAAGCCTGACGATTATTATCTCTGGCAGGCTGTACGCGCGACGACAGCCGCACCATCCTTTTTCGAGCCGGCGAAGATCGAAAACCTTACGCGTGGCGGCGAAGATGTGTTGATCGACGGCGCCGTCTTCATGAACGATCCGGCAATCGCCGCCTACATCGAAGCGCGCAAGATGGGCTGGGCCGCAGAGGACATCACGCTCATCTCTCTTGGCACCGGCCATGCTCCAGAGCGTTCTTTCAACTATCACGAAGCGTCAGGCTGGGGAGCGCTTGGCTGGATGCTACCTTCAAACGGCGCTCCAATTCTCTCTATCTTCACGGATGGCCAATCGCAGACCGCGAGCTATCAAGCAGATTGCCTTTTCACCGATCTTGGCGAAACTCGGTATATCCGCATCGATGGCGATATTCCGGCCGAAGCCGAAGCGATGGACAATGCAAGACCTGGCAATATTCTGCAGCTGAACGGAGCTGCCGACCGCATTATTCGGGATGAGACCCTTATCCTTGATGAGATTGCGGACCTTCTCATTTCGGCCAAGGCGGGCTGA